GCATTTCGCGCGTAGTTTTCGCCAATACTTTCGGAATCATGCTTTCGAAGAACGGTTCGGTGCCGCGTTCGATCACGTCATTCGCGGCGTTCAGGCGGCTGCCGCGGGCTTCGGGGCCATCGGCCGGGGCTTTCGTGTTGCACAATCCCAGCGCGGCTATGCGGCCACGATATTTTCGCCAGAACTCGAACAGCGCATAGCCGCCGATGGAGACGCCGACGAGCGGGGCGCGACCGATGTTGGCGTCGTCCATCACGGCAGCCATGTCGCCGGCATGCTTCTCCATGGTCGCCGGGCCTTCTCCGAGTTGGGATTCGCCATGTCCGCGCAGATCAGGCAGTACGACGCGATAGCGCGTGGCCAGCGCCTCGGCGACGGGCAGCCAAAATTCGTGATTCACAGGAAAAGGATGCAGCAGAATGACTGACATGCCTTCGCCGAGGATCCAGTAGGCGATTTCGGCGTCGGAGCTTTTGACGTGGTGGGAGGGGAGGGGGGCCATGCTCGGATTAGATCATAAGCGGCGTCAAGCGTCGGGCGTCAGTCTCGGCTTTCGGAATTCGGCTCGTGGAATCTATTGAACGGCGATTCGCGAGTGAGAGCCGTCGAGCTTCGCTCGACCGGACAGCCCCTTCGACGTCGCACAGGGCAAGCTGCGGCTGTCTCCACACAAGTCGGTTAGGCTGAGGTCTGACGGCCTGGGTCGAAGGTCCGACGACCGACGACTACTGAGTTGCCACCGACTGTCCACTCACACCATGAGCCGGCAGCAGGTAGGGCTCTTCTGGCAGAACAATCCACGCGATGAAGTACGGGATAAAACCGACGCAGGTCATGATCGCCGTGATCAGCCACACCACGCGCACCAGACTCACATCGATGTCGAAATATTCTGCGAAGCCGAGGCAGACGCCGGCGATTTTTCGCCCCAGGCGCGGACGCACCAGCTTGGTTCGAGCCAGCGAAGCGCCGACGCGAAGGCCGCAATAGGCGCAAACATTGGCGTCATCCTGTATGACTTTTCCGCAGTAGTTGCAATACATGGTTCGACCCCATATTGGATGATACGCGGTTGTTAGAGAAAAGTTCCGTGTGGTTCTATGTGGGGACAGCCGCCTACTCGCGGTAGGCTTCCTTGATGTAGCGGCGGGCCTGGTCGGCGGGGCCGGTGTTGGCGTTGCCGGCGAGGACGGTTTGATACTTCTTCATGGCCAGATCGCGCTTTTGCAGCAGATCGTACATTTCTCCGGCGGCCAGGTTGGCCTTTTGCAGGACGTCGGGATCCGGGTTGGGGGCTTCATTCACTAACTCGTAGGCCTCGGCCGCGCCGGACAGATCCTTTTTGCTGCGCAGCAATTCTCCCAGGCCCCAGGCAGCCAACTCGAAGTGCAGGTTGCCATATTTCCCGTCCCGGCCGTTCTGCCACACTTTGCGATAGGTGGCTTCGGATTCGGTCAGACGGCCGGCATCCCGCTGCAAATTCGCGACCTCTGTCAGGAACAGATGATTTCTGGGATACTTCGCCGATAGTTCGTTCATATAGCCGAGGGCCTCGTCGTAGAGGTGCTCGCGGCGCAGAAACAGGGTCAGGACGACTTTGGCGTCGACGGCATTCTCGCCGTCGCTTTTGGCGACCGCGCGCAGATAGTCGAGCCCTTTCTCCGTCGACCCGCTCAACCCGGCCAGGGCGGCGCCCACTTTCACGCTCCAAGGCAGGCGTCCGATTACGTAGTTGTGCGTGCCTACGACCATTTTTGCGTCGATATAGTTGGGATCGAGTTCGAGCACATGTTCGTGATCGTGGCGGGCTCCAACCGCATTGCGCAACGCCGAAAACCAGGCTCGCTCGACCAGTCCGGTGTAGACGGCAAACTGGGCCCGGGTGACGCCGCGGCAGTAGAGGGCATTCACATCTTTGGAATTTTTCTTGAGCTCATCTTCTTCCAGGGCTTCGGCCCGCCGGACTAACTCTTTGATCCTGTCTTTCACCTTCGTGTCGGTGGGCCGTGGAGTGCGGCCAATAAAGCTGTCATTGGCGTAGTCTCCGGTGTTCATGGCTCCGGTGTCGTAGAGGTCGTGCATCAGGACCGAGGTTAACAACCGGTTGAGGGCAAAGGGATCGTTGGGACGCTTCTCGACGATTTTCTCGAACTCCTGGGTCGCGCGGTCGTACTCCATGTTGTAGAAGTGCTCGAATGCGGCGTCGGTCTGGGGATCGTGAGGAGCGCCGTGGGCCATAGCGATGGCAGGATCCGACTGGCCAAGCACAGGAATGGTGGACACGAGGAGGAACAGCAAAGGCAAACGGACCAGCATCAATTTCTGCGCGGGCTTCGAGAGATTGGATCGCTCAGTCACGGAGATCGCTTTGCATAGTTTAAACGATATCGCCTTCGCCCGATGGGCAGTCTCGCTCTGAGTGTTTCATTTGGGTGGCCGGAACCCAAGCCGGAACCATGAACGTAATGTATGTACCGTCTGCGCCAACTGTCTTCGGCGACGAGCGCTCCTATAATCCGGGTAGCGCTCAAAGGCTACGGAACCACATTTTGGTCGAAGGTTTCGTGGCCTGTGGCGAGGCAAGGTCTTTCGTAACTGATACATCTTTACTCGCTGGCGCGCGTAATTATTGCCGGTGAAGTCCTGGCCGCAGGGACTGAAGAAATTCGCAAGTGTTTGTCTGCGGAGCACTTAGAGCAAGGAGCGGCTTTGGTGGTTGGAATGCCACAAGGCTGTTAAAGCCCCCTAAGTAGGACATGTTATGGCGGAAGTAGTTCAAGAAACCCATCAAGAGTTTTGGCGCCCACCCACGCCGGCAGCGGCGGAGAGTATCGTCGTCCGCGAAGCTGTCTCGGTCTCTGCCATGGCAGAGGCGTGCCCGCGGTGTGGCAGTGAGTTCCTGTTGGGCTCCCGCTTTTGCCACAGCTGCGGCGGGCGCCGGCGCGAAGCCGTGAGCCCCGAAGCGCGCGCCGATGCGGCCGTAATTGCGAGTCTATGGGAGCAGGGAGTAGCGCGCATGAATTCGGCGGTCACGGGTTTCTCCTGGACAAGGGTTGGGACGAAGGTGGGCGAGTTCGGGCGCCAGATCACCGTTCCGAGCTGGCTCCGCTACCTGCACTTCCACGAAATCAAACGCTGGGTCGGGCTCTCGACCGGATCTTTGATCGCCTTTACTATCGGGCTTGCCTGCGTCGCCGGGGCCTTGTTGGTGGGATTGCTGACCGCCAAGACTTATGTGGATTGGCAGGCCATCCAGCTCTACCGGGTGGAATGGCTGCTGGCGGCGACTGCCGCGTTCGTGGCGGGAATCCTCCTGAAGAAACCGTCCGATAACGGCGAGTAGATCGCTATACGGAGCCGGGGGCTAAAGCCCAGGACTATCCGTTCGCTCTACGCGGCGCTGAAGCGCCGCTCTTCCACCCGTTGCTTCTTCCCTTCCACCCGTTGCTTCTTCCCTTCCACTGTTGCTTCTTCCCTTCCACCGTTGCTTCTTCTCTTCCACCCGTTACTTCTTTAAGTACTCCCGATTTAGTGCTCCTGACTTCCTGAAGATTCACTGCCTCCTGAAGTGGCGGCGCGGCGCTGCTGGCCCATACGGTAAAGATGATGTACTGGTCCGGTGCCCCGGCCCAAAGGATGTCCGTTGGAGATTGCCGCCGACACATACGTTTTGGCGAGAAGAGTTGCTTCCGCCAAGCCCCGGTCAAGTGCCAGGTGGCAGGCCATGGCGGTCGAAAATGCGCATCCGGTCCCGTGGGTTGAGTTAGAACGCTGTTTTTCGGCTTTGAACACTTCCTGCTCAATCCCACGCTCAGTCGTGAAGCTGAGAAGATCCAGGGCTTTGTCGAGATGCCCTCCGGTGATAACGACGGCGGGCGCGCCCATTTGGTGCAGTATCCCCGCGGCCGCTTTCATGGCGTCCACGTCCTTGACTGGAATACCGGTCAGGACGGCGGCCTCATCGACATTCGGAGTCACCACATCGGCTACGGGAATAAGCTGTTCGATCAACCGCCGGGTTCCAGCCGCATCCAGCAGTTCGGCCCCGGACGACGCCTTGAGGATGGGATCGAGCACGATATTCGGCAGGCGAGTTTTTCCCGCTCGATTGCCCGAGCGGGCCGCGGGTGGACTTGCGAGTTGGCCAGCGAATCGACCAGAAAGGAAATCGGCGACCGCCGTAACTACCTTTCCAGACCCCAGCATACCAACATGAATGGCGCCAATCTCGATGTCGGCTGCCAGTTCTTCAAGGGTATCCGTCACAAGCCCCGGATCTAAGGCCTCGATCCGGCGAACCCCCGCAGTGGATTGAACAGTCAGCGCTGTGATGCAGGCAATGCCATAGCAGCCATGGCTGGCGATGGTCTTAATGTCGGCGGTTACTCCAGCCCCGGAAGAGGGGTCGAAGCCCGCAATGGTAAGTACAACAGGTGGTGTTTCGGCCATGATCTTTCGTTCCGGGGCGAATCCAGCATGTCCGGTTCAGAGCCAGCATCTCACATCGGGCACGCCCCGGAAGTTACTTTTGGGGCAAGCGTTTAGAAAAATTTCCAGCCCCGGTTTTTGCAGGCACGTTGCCAAGTACCTGATTCTATGTACTTTGCCAAGAATTAAACTGTAAATCATTGATTCCAACGAACTTGTAAATTCTACTCTGGCGTTCCGATCGGGCGATTTACCATTTAGTACATGCGTAACCTTCCTGAAACAAAGGGCGTTGTCCGTATATACCTATATTAGCAATAGGTTACGTAAGACATCCATAACTAGGAGGTCATCTGCACGACCCCAAATCGCCTTGACACGAGTTTGGCAGGCCGATAGCATCTACGAACTGCAGCAAGCACGACCTATAGGCCAAGCACTTTTGAGTATGCGAGGAGAACTGAATGCGAAGATTGATAGCTCGTGGACTGGCGATTGCTTGTCTGATCGTCGGCCTAGGGGCGGCTCAGGGACCGAACATCTCGGAGGCGAAGGCAGCCCCGTTTAGTTCAAGCCAAAAGCAACCCGTAATCCGCCCACAGGCAGCTAAAGCGAAACCTTACCAAGTTGGGACCGCGTCCTGGTATGGCCAGATTTTCGAGGGAAAACCAACCGCCAGCGGCGAGCCGTACGAGATGCACGATATGACGGCTGCCCACCTGACGCTTCCCATGGGAAGCTATGTGCGGGTCACGAACCTGCGCAATGGCCGAGCCGTAGTGGTCCGGGTGAATGACCGTGGACCGATCGTTCCGGGCCGGATTATCGACCTATCCTATGGCGCCGCACAAGCGCTGCAATTCCGGCAGCGTGGACTGCAACGCGTACGTCTGGATCTGGTGAATCCGCCGCAGCAAAAGGCGGCGTACCAGACTGTCGCCTATAACCATCCCCCGGTAGAAAAACTCCCGTAAAGCGCATAGACTGGCGGGGATGCCGACATCCCTAACCAGCATTCCAGACGGCGGCTCCGGCTACCGCGGCGAAGATTTGCGCCACGGGAATTTAAGGAGCGATATTGGCGACGATGATCCGCGCCGGCGGCTCATCGTCGCTTTGGATGTGTCTTCCGCCGCCGCCGCACAGAAGGTTGTGACGGCGGTGGGAGACTCCGCATTAACCTTCAAGGTGGGCATGCAGCTCTATACCGCCGAAGGTCCGCAAATAGTGCGGGACTTGCTGGCGTCCGGGCGGCGCGTGTTTCTCGACCTGAAATATCACGACATTCCAAACACTGTGGGCGCGGCGGTAAGCGAAGCGGCGAAGCTCGGGGTAAGCATGCTGACCGTGCACGCCACTGGAAGCGGCAAGATGTTGCGGGCGGCGGTGGAAGCGGCCAAGGGCGGCACCGATTTGATGGTGCTGGCGGTGACTGTGCTTACCAGCATGGATGAAAGCGACTTGGAAACCATTGGCATGCAAGGGACAGTGCAAGAAAGCGTTGTGCGTCTGGCTTCGATTGCGCTGGCAAACGGCTGCCGAGGGGTAGTCGCGTCGGCGCGCGAGGCGTCAACGCTACGTGCGGAGTTGGGGCACAAGTTCGCTATTGTGACTCCGGGAGTGCGTCCGGCAGGCGGCAGCGTGCAGGATCAGGTCCGCGTCGTCACCCCAGCCGAGGCCATCGCAGCCGGAGCCACGCACATCGTGGTCGGGCGTCCGATCACGGAAGCGGCGGACCCGGCGGCGGCGGCGCGGGCGATTCTGGGGGAGATTGGCGCGGGATCGCGTGCCCTATAGACTCTGCATGGAGAAGTCGATAGAGGACGCGATTAGGATCATTCGCGACATCACTGTTCCCAAGAATGACGATAGCGACTGGGCACGAGCACTACGGGGTGCACGCGACATCGCATTGATCAACTTGAGCGCGGATGAACTCAATGCCGACGCATTAGACGCCCTTGACTATCAGGCGGATCCATATGAAGACGAACAGGACCAAGTTCCCTGAATACAAAGGGAAAAGCCGGAGGCGGCAACCGTAGGCTGCCGCGCTCCGGCATCTGCAACGCGATCCTGCAACTTCTCCTGAGACCGCCTTACAGCTTCTCGAAAAACTCGCAGGCTGAGCAGGAGATGTAAACTCCGCCGGGGACGCCGCGTTCGCGGTCTTTTACGCGCTTGACGATGCGCGTGGTCTTGCCGCATTTCGGGCAATCGGTGCTCTTGGTGGTGTCCATGATCTTCTTGCGGTCGGCGGTCTTCGCGATTTTGGCGCCTACGGCCATATGAGGTCTCCTGATCTTTATCGGTCAATATCTGTTCAATTTTTGCGCAGCGCAATCCGCTTTGTTCGGCCGCGGATGATGTGGATGGGAGCGTGTAAAAACCCAGGACTGCGGGGATCCACTCTGGAAGACTTTAAAGCTGCGTCTCGATTTTCTTCCGTCGTTGTTGATTTTACAGTAAGGTTGTGCCGATTGTCTTGCCCGCTATTGTCTTGCCCGGATTATGACGCGCGCGCTTGGTCCGGTTCTGAAGACGATTCTGTTCACGATCGTTGTGCCGGGGCAATGCTCGGTCTGGTCCCGTGGCTGCTGCCGGGGGGCTTTCGCCGGCCCGCGCCGGGAGCGCTGACGTGGCTCGGGATTGTAGTTTGTTTTGGGAAGGGCGATTTACTTCCGCTGCGCCTGGGAATTTGCGGTTCGCGGACTCGGCACCCCGCGCCCATCGTCTCCACGAAATTTCTCGTGACAACCGCCTTGGAGAAGTCTGCGCTAAATTGTGCCGTCGAGAAACGCTTTCAACTTTGCGCGCCCCCAATGGATGTGCTCGCGCCGGTGATGCGCCGCTCCAGTTCGGCCGCCAGTTGATGCACTAAAATGAACTGCTCTTTACCAATCTCGAAAGTAGGCATCTCGAAAGGCCGACGACTTGACCCGCACCCGCAAGACGAAATCAGATCTCCGCCGGTTGCCCACCGAACAGATTCTTCCCGCCGCGAAAGATCTCGATCGCATGTCCTCGCTCGAAATCGTTCGCCTCATGAACGCTCAAGATGCAACCGTCGCCACGGCTGTCCAGCGGGCTCTTCCGCAGATTGCTCGCGCCATTGACGCCGTCGTCGCTGGACTTCGCCATGGCGGACGGCTGATCTACGTTGGCGCCGGCACCAGTGGCCGCATTGGCGCGCTCGACGCCTCCGAGATCCCACCAACTTTCAATACCGATCCCCGCACCGTCCAATTCATCATGGCCGGAGGCCCCAAAGCTCTCGGCTCTTCCACCGAAGCCAGCGAAGATGACACCGCTCTCGCCATCGCAGAAATGAAGAAGCGCAAACCTGGCAAGCGCGATGTCGTCGTCGGCATCGCCAGCAGCGGACGAACTCCGTTCACCATCGCTGCCGCCGAATACGCCCGCCGCCGCGGCGCGCGCACGATCGCACTCACCTGCAACCGCGATTCCCCGCTCGAACGAGCTGCCGATTTCGCCATCGTCACTGAAGTCGGCGCAGAAGTCCTCGCCGGATCTTCTCGAATGAAGGCCGGCACCGCTCACAAAATGGTTCTAAATATGATCTCCACCGGAGCTATGACGCGGCTCGGCTATGTCTACGGCAACCTCATGGTCAACGTCTGGACCAAGAACGAAAAGCTGATCCAGCGCGCGATTCGCATTGTCGAACAAGCCACCGGAGCCGATCACGAGGCCGCGAGCCAGGCTCTCAAGGCCAGCGGCAATCGCACGCCGGTCGCAGTAGTAATGCTGGCGGCAGGCGTCAATAAAACCAAAGCCGGCGCCGCATTAAAGAAAACAAAAGGGCACGTCCGCCAAGCGATTGCGTCCGCAAGAAGTGAGAAATGAAATGCAGTCGGGTTCCCCACTTTCGCTGTCTTTGCGAGAAGTGGGGATTTTGAATTTCCTCAGTGCGTTCTCTGTGCCCTCTGCGGTTGAGCTCGTACTCTTTCGGACCAAAAGTCCGCACCCTCCCGATTACCCGTCTCGCGTAGGTTCCCCGCTAAAATAAGATTTACTCAGGACTTATCGTCTAGTTAGGAATCAGTCATGGACAAGTTCGTAATCCGCGGCGGAGAGCCGCTGCTCGGCACGGTGCGCGTCAGCGGCGCGAAGAATGCCGCGCTGCCCTGCATGGCCGCCGCCCTGCTCACCGATCAGCCGGTCATCTTAGAAAATATTCCGCAGGTGCGCGACATCCAGACCACGCGCAATCTGCTTGCCGCCATGGGCGCCGAGGTCGAACTCGGCTACGGACGCGCCCAGCACCGCACGACAATCCACTGCGCCAATCTCTCCAGTCCCGAAGCCTCGTACGAATTGGTCAAGACCATGCGCTCCTCGACGCTGGTGCTCGGCCCGCTGGTGGCCCGCTGCGGGCGCGCTCATGTTTCTCTGCCCGGCGGCTGCGCCATTGGATCGAGGCCCATCGATCTACACATCAAAGGCCTCGAGAGTCTCGGCGCGAAGATTACGCAGGAACACGGCTACGTCACCGCCAGCGCCGACCGCCTCAAAGGCGCGGAAATTGTTTTCGACAAGATCACGGTCACCGGCACCGAAGACCTGCTCATGGCCGCGACTCTCGCCGACGGTGAAACGATTCTTCAAAACTGCGCTCGCGAGCCCGAAGTCGCCGACCTCGCCGACCTGCTGAATAAAATGGGAGCGAAGATCGAAGGCGCGGGCACCGCGACCATCCGCGTGAAAGGCGTCAGCAAGCTCAACGGCGCGAAGCACCGCATTATTCCCGATCGCATCGAAGCCGGAACCTTCATCATCGCGGGCGCCATGACCGGAGGCGATCTCAACATCGCCGGCTGCGATCCCGCGCATCTTGACGCGCTGCTCAGCAAACTGCACGAAGTCGGCGTCAAAACAAAATCCTCCGCCGACTCCGTTCGCGTGATGGGAGACAATCCTTTCATCGCCGCCGACTTATCGACGGAAGAGCATCCCGGCTTCCCGACGGACTGTCAGGCGCAATTCATGGCGCTGGCCACGCAGGCCGAAGGCACCAGCATCATCACGGAAAATATTTTCGAGAACCGTTTCATGCACGCGCAGGAACTGGTGCGCATGGGCGCCAACATCAAGATCGAAGGTCGCCGCGCCGTCGTCCGGGGGAAGACTCCGCTCAGCGCCGCCGCCGTGCTGGCCAGCGATCTGCGCGCCTCCGCTTCGCTTGTCCTCGCCGCCCTGGTCGCCGATGGAGAAACCATCATCGACCGTGTCTACCACATCGACCGCGGCTACGAGCACATCGAAGAAAAGTTGAAGGGAGTCGGAGCGCAAATCCGCCGCATCGGAGAGATGTTTCCCAAGAAAGCAGCGGCGGTAAAGTAATTCCGCCCCGCCGCGTGCGTGCCCGCCCTACTGTAGCAGCCCGTAAACCAGCACGCTGTTGTTGGCTGGCACATACACCCGGCCGTTGGCAACTGTGGGATTCACGCGGATGATCCCCCGGCTTGAGACCTGGTCCCGAGCCACATTCTGGTTGGTGTCGTAGTACTCCTGGGTAAGATCGCTGGGGTTATAGGCCCACAGCGTGGCCGTACTTGTGGCGGTGGTTTCCCACTGCAACAGCCACACAATGCCGTTTTGCGTCCCGTTCGCCGAGATGATCGGAGCCGGGGCACGCATCTGGACCACGCCGGTGGAAGTTGCCGTGGTGGGCAGCATACCGTTGTTCAATGTAAACATCTTGGGGTAGTCGTTCTCTCCAAAAATGTATACGTTGCCCTGAAAGTAGCTCGGGATGTTGAACATGCCATTCGTCTGGGTGCGGCCAGTGG
Above is a window of Candidatus Sulfotelmatobacter sp. DNA encoding:
- a CDS encoding alpha/beta fold hydrolase, whose protein sequence is MAPLPSHHVKSSDAEIAYWILGEGMSVILLHPFPVNHEFWLPVAEALATRYRVVLPDLRGHGESQLGEGPATMEKHAGDMAAVMDDANIGRAPLVGVSIGGYALFEFWRKYRGRIAALGLCNTKAPADGPEARGSRLNAANDVIERGTEPFFESMIPKVLAKTTREMRPDLVDGALGMMRQMSPEDVAQVQRGMAARADSVETLKTINVPTLLITGDEDAMTGVKEAELMRQHISGSQLRVISKAGHYSPWEQPEAVGKLLRSFVDGIVGV
- a CDS encoding PspC domain-containing protein, with translation MYCNYCGKVIQDDANVCAYCGLRVGASLARTKLVRPRLGRKIAGVCLGFAEYFDIDVSLVRVVWLITAIMTCVGFIPYFIAWIVLPEEPYLLPAHGVSGQSVATQ
- a CDS encoding hydroxymethylpyrimidine/phosphomethylpyrimidine kinase, giving the protein MAETPPVVLTIAGFDPSSGAGVTADIKTIASHGCYGIACITALTVQSTAGVRRIEALDPGLVTDTLEELAADIEIGAIHVGMLGSGKVVTAVADFLSGRFAGQLASPPAARSGNRAGKTRLPNIVLDPILKASSGAELLDAAGTRRLIEQLIPVADVVTPNVDEAAVLTGIPVKDVDAMKAAAGILHQMGAPAVVITGGHLDKALDLLSFTTERGIEQEVFKAEKQRSNSTHGTGCAFSTAMACHLALDRGLAEATLLAKTYVSAAISNGHPLGRGTGPVHHLYRMGQQRRAATSGGSESSGSQEH
- a CDS encoding septal ring lytic transglycosylase RlpA family protein; the encoded protein is MRRLIARGLAIACLIVGLGAAQGPNISEAKAAPFSSSQKQPVIRPQAAKAKPYQVGTASWYGQIFEGKPTASGEPYEMHDMTAAHLTLPMGSYVRVTNLRNGRAVVVRVNDRGPIVPGRIIDLSYGAAQALQFRQRGLQRVRLDLVNPPQQKAAYQTVAYNHPPVEKLP
- the pyrF gene encoding orotidine-5'-phosphate decarboxylase produces the protein MPTSLTSIPDGGSGYRGEDLRHGNLRSDIGDDDPRRRLIVALDVSSAAAAQKVVTAVGDSALTFKVGMQLYTAEGPQIVRDLLASGRRVFLDLKYHDIPNTVGAAVSEAAKLGVSMLTVHATGSGKMLRAAVEAAKGGTDLMVLAVTVLTSMDESDLETIGMQGTVQESVVRLASIALANGCRGVVASAREASTLRAELGHKFAIVTPGVRPAGGSVQDQVRVVTPAEAIAAGATHIVVGRPITEAADPAAAARAILGEIGAGSRAL
- the murQ gene encoding N-acetylmuramic acid 6-phosphate etherase, yielding MTRTRKTKSDLRRLPTEQILPAAKDLDRMSSLEIVRLMNAQDATVATAVQRALPQIARAIDAVVAGLRHGGRLIYVGAGTSGRIGALDASEIPPTFNTDPRTVQFIMAGGPKALGSSTEASEDDTALAIAEMKKRKPGKRDVVVGIASSGRTPFTIAAAEYARRRGARTIALTCNRDSPLERAADFAIVTEVGAEVLAGSSRMKAGTAHKMVLNMISTGAMTRLGYVYGNLMVNVWTKNEKLIQRAIRIVEQATGADHEAASQALKASGNRTPVAVVMLAAGVNKTKAGAALKKTKGHVRQAIASARSEK
- the murA gene encoding UDP-N-acetylglucosamine 1-carboxyvinyltransferase, producing MDKFVIRGGEPLLGTVRVSGAKNAALPCMAAALLTDQPVILENIPQVRDIQTTRNLLAAMGAEVELGYGRAQHRTTIHCANLSSPEASYELVKTMRSSTLVLGPLVARCGRAHVSLPGGCAIGSRPIDLHIKGLESLGAKITQEHGYVTASADRLKGAEIVFDKITVTGTEDLLMAATLADGETILQNCAREPEVADLADLLNKMGAKIEGAGTATIRVKGVSKLNGAKHRIIPDRIEAGTFIIAGAMTGGDLNIAGCDPAHLDALLSKLHEVGVKTKSSADSVRVMGDNPFIAADLSTEEHPGFPTDCQAQFMALATQAEGTSIITENIFENRFMHAQELVRMGANIKIEGRRAVVRGKTPLSAAAVLASDLRASASLVLAALVADGETIIDRVYHIDRGYEHIEEKLKGVGAQIRRIGEMFPKKAAAVK